The following are encoded together in the Azospirillum lipoferum 4B genome:
- a CDS encoding calcium-binding protein, producing the protein MSTPVEDLNYVPFSDLQAGDSPLGPLALGSADPIGGSGEWLNSHILGGSGDDLLIGGDGDDTIDGGGGNDSLIGGLGNDIYIVDSAGDVIQEQADEGIDEVRTTLDAFALGDNLETLTYTWYNNFQGTGNALDNVIAGGWSNDTLSGAAGSDTLIGDAGNDRLDGGTGDDLLIGGRGDDVYFVDSAGDIIQEQFFEGFDEVRTTLNALTLGENLDRLTFIGTGDFQGTGNELSNLIVGGTGDDTLIGGGGSDTLSGGDGDDLFYIDDTAATIEGGAGIDTAIVRYGFGIQIDLAASGIEQVYGGSGNDMLVGTGSTIGLAIDGDDGDDTLIGGAFSDTLIGGNGSDSLAGGDGDDVFYADAADTVEGGAGFDTVYIEGNGDLFVAIHHAGIERMFSGGGNDRLIAKEGPSAVEVDGGAGDDEIIGSGFNDTLSGGDGNDALYGEDGDDVLVGGSGDDKLSGGAGNDYLYVDTATVTLLDGGDGDDTVEARYSAGVTLNISSSIEHFIGGAGDDIVTAINSYDGVEMAGEDGNDRLTGSSGNDSLSGGSGNDTLRGGGGDDLLQGGAGADLFDFSIDFDSNSVNNGNDIVSDFNAAEGDNIGLLIFQSYTVSANTQGEAVLNISGLGANSTITLSGVMALDVSSSWFTTL; encoded by the coding sequence ATGAGCACACCGGTTGAAGACTTGAACTACGTCCCGTTTTCGGATTTGCAGGCCGGCGATTCCCCGCTGGGGCCGCTGGCACTGGGCAGCGCGGATCCGATCGGCGGTTCCGGGGAATGGCTGAATTCCCACATCTTGGGCGGGAGCGGCGACGATCTTCTGATCGGGGGCGACGGAGACGACACCATCGACGGCGGCGGCGGCAACGATTCCTTGATCGGCGGATTGGGCAACGACATCTACATCGTGGACAGCGCGGGCGACGTCATCCAGGAACAGGCAGACGAAGGCATCGACGAAGTGCGGACCACGCTGGACGCCTTCGCCCTCGGCGACAATCTGGAGACGCTGACCTACACCTGGTACAACAACTTCCAGGGCACCGGCAATGCGCTGGACAATGTCATCGCCGGCGGTTGGAGCAACGATACGCTGAGCGGCGCCGCCGGTTCCGACACGCTGATCGGCGATGCCGGCAATGACCGTCTCGATGGCGGCACCGGCGACGACCTTCTGATCGGCGGCCGGGGCGACGACGTCTATTTCGTGGACAGCGCGGGCGACATCATCCAGGAACAGTTTTTCGAAGGCTTCGACGAGGTTCGCACCACGCTGAACGCCCTGACGCTCGGCGAGAATCTGGACCGGCTGACCTTCATCGGAACCGGCGACTTCCAGGGCACCGGCAACGAGCTGAGCAACCTGATCGTCGGCGGGACGGGCGACGATACCTTGATCGGCGGAGGCGGCTCTGACACGCTGAGCGGCGGTGACGGCGACGATCTTTTCTACATCGACGACACCGCCGCGACCATCGAGGGCGGTGCCGGCATCGATACGGCCATCGTCCGGTACGGCTTCGGGATCCAAATCGATCTGGCGGCCAGCGGCATCGAACAGGTTTATGGCGGTTCCGGAAACGACATGCTGGTCGGCACCGGATCCACCATTGGCCTGGCCATCGATGGGGACGACGGCGACGACACGCTCATCGGCGGCGCTTTCAGCGACACGCTGATCGGCGGAAACGGCAGCGATTCTCTGGCTGGCGGCGACGGCGACGACGTGTTTTATGCGGATGCCGCCGACACGGTCGAGGGGGGGGCCGGTTTCGACACCGTCTATATCGAGGGAAACGGCGATCTGTTCGTCGCGATCCACCATGCCGGTATCGAGAGGATGTTCAGCGGCGGCGGCAACGACCGTTTGATCGCAAAGGAAGGTCCCAGCGCGGTCGAAGTCGATGGAGGTGCTGGCGATGATGAAATCATCGGAAGCGGCTTCAACGACACGCTCAGTGGCGGCGACGGCAATGATGCGCTGTACGGCGAAGATGGTGACGATGTCCTGGTTGGCGGGAGCGGCGACGACAAGCTGTCCGGTGGCGCCGGGAACGATTACCTCTATGTCGATACTGCGACAGTGACCTTGCTGGATGGTGGCGACGGCGACGATACTGTCGAGGCCCGCTACAGCGCCGGCGTCACCCTGAACATCTCCTCGTCGATCGAGCACTTCATCGGCGGTGCCGGCGATGACATCGTAACGGCGATCAACTCCTATGACGGCGTGGAGATGGCCGGCGAGGACGGCAATGATCGGCTGACCGGAAGTTCCGGCAATGACAGCCTGTCCGGCGGGAGTGGCAACGATACGCTGAGAGGAGGCGGTGGCGACGACCTGCTGCAAGGCGGGGCCGGTGCGGACTTGTTCGATTTCTCGATCGATTTCGACAGCAACAGCGTCAACAACGGCAACGACATCGTGAGCGATTTCAATGCGGCCGAAGGCGACAATATCGGACTGCTCATCTTCCAGAGCTATACGGTGAGCGCCAACACCCAGGGCGAGGCCGTTCTAAACATTTCCGGCCTTGGTGCCAATTCAACGATCACCCTGTCCGGTGTGATGGCCCTGGACGTGTCAAGCTCCTGGTTCACCACCCTCTGA
- a CDS encoding DUF934 domain-containing protein, with translation MPLIENGRIGEDAWSFIPDGEPVPNDRPVIISFERWQAERDSFDGRNAKLGVRLKSGTLAGAIAADLDRFALVAVEFAKFRDGRGFSTARELRERYGYTGEIRAVGHVIPDQYLFLVRTGFTSVEAPEGTNPDSWATALTEVTIAFQPSLDDTAPLSLLRRKLKVG, from the coding sequence ATGCCGCTGATTGAGAATGGGCGCATCGGCGAGGACGCCTGGAGCTTCATCCCCGATGGCGAGCCGGTGCCGAACGACCGCCCGGTCATCATCAGCTTCGAGCGCTGGCAGGCGGAGCGCGACAGCTTCGACGGCCGCAACGCCAAGCTGGGCGTGCGGCTGAAGAGCGGCACGCTGGCCGGCGCCATCGCCGCCGATCTGGACCGCTTCGCCCTGGTGGCGGTGGAGTTCGCCAAGTTCCGCGACGGACGCGGCTTCTCCACCGCGCGCGAGCTGCGCGAGCGCTACGGCTACACCGGCGAGATTCGCGCGGTCGGCCATGTGATTCCCGACCAGTACCTGTTCCTGGTCCGCACCGGCTTCACCTCGGTCGAGGCGCCGGAAGGCACCAACCCGGACAGCTGGGCCACCGCGCTGACCGAGGTCACCATCGCTTTCCAGCCCAGCCTGGACGATACGGCACCGTTGTCGCTGCTGCGCCGCAAGCTGAAGGTGGGCTAG